AATCACGGAATTGTCTGTGGTGTGGTTGAGCAAAGATACTGCCTCTTGACAAGCATCCCCATCAAGCTGACTGTCGACATTGACAATCCTTTGGAACTTTGGGCCTCCTGAAGAAAGGTTCAAAGAGCTACTTGGTGGCGCCTCAGATCCACGCCAAATTTTCCTTTGGACTGTTTTCAGACGCCAAGAAATGTATCCTGTGCTACTAGCAGCATCATAGAAGTGTTCCTgaaatgaaaaaagattaaatTCATTGTCATACTTTGTTCATGAGAAATCTCATAGAATTCATATCAGTGCTATGCACATAGCATCAGGGCCAAAAATTGCAATTATTGAAATAAATGTTGATGCAAGAATGACATGAAAATAGtcatataaataatacaaataggAATTACATAGCCTTTCTTGGTGTATGGATCCTTGAGAGACGGGAACAGTGTCACTATGCCAAGAGCATATTCCTCTCTGACTGCCTTAGTGGGGAGGTTTCTGATAGGAGATATCAAATTTTTAATCTAGATCCATGTAATGGCCATGTTGTTATCAAGCACAAAAAAATTgaatgtaaaaacatacatatccaTGACTATCAATCATGTGAGCCACCAGTATGTTGACCATTTGTCGTCTTGTGATATCTGTTAGGGTTTCTGTTGTTTGGTACTCCTGAAGTACTGCTTCACCGCCAGACTTGTCTTTTAACACAGCTTCAATCaactgataaaaaacaaaaacatgaaaatgcaaaatatggtGATAAACAATTATTCTTGACACTCAAAAACTgttttaatgtgtaaaaaaactCAAGAGAATCAAGCTTTGTTCAAACCTGTTTAGCTGATGTTGCATGATGCTTATTCTCTTTTTGCTGTCTCTTGTGAGGGATCTCATCCATGGTAAGAGTTCCACTTGAGTTGAAGCTAGAGTCAGAGATCTCAGATGCAGAGGACAAGGACAGGTCTGAAAATTctaaaggaataaaaaaaaaaacatttgataattTTATTCAGTAGTGTAGAGAGTGCCTGATAATACATGATTTTATATCTCACCCTGGCTTGAGAATATTGTCAGCACCACATTGCCTTGTCCAACCAGGTCGCTGAATATTTCCGCATCAACTTCTGTCCCTGTTGCATCCTTGTACATAATGCTTGCATCGGGTGGGAGGCAAAATCTCTCAATGACTGGAAAACagtatgagaaaattgtgatttatgTGCATTATGTGCAGTGTCATTTGTCTCACAGCAAATGACTGTTCTAGTTAGATGGAGTCATCCACTGCTGATTTTTTCCTTCAAGTAACCCTGACACTTCTTAAGTCCAAATTTAAAAGTTAAGTATTGGCTTTTCTCAGTTAACTGTTCTTGTGTATAAAATGCTTTACATTCTAGGTGGCGCACATGTTGAGTAAATTATCCCCATTTATAAAGGAATCTGCTTCAGGCATGTAAAGACTCCAGAGTATACAACATGAGGTTTTTAAAGAAAGTGGGTctatttttaaacagtttttaaggCAAGATTAAGTAAATTGAAACACCTTTTTCATGGAATTGGAGAAAGTCAAACTGTCCCTCAACGTCATCCAGCTTCACATACTTCTGCTGTTGGTTGTACTTCACCTGGACCGGCATCTTCACTGAGACATGCAAAACATATATTAAAGAAAGtaaatatttaaagaaaacaGTTTAGAGGTCAATGTGTCACAGTAAAGGATAAGATTTGTTAATATTTTGCAGGGGCCTCTATCAATAATTTTCTTTTTCATTCCTAAATGATTgctttataatatatatagatgtgtgtatatatatatatatatatatatatatatatatatatatatatatatatatatatatatatatatatatatatatatatatttatgtatacatgagacagagagagggagagaattTTGAAAGGGATCACAATTGAATATTGTAATTAAAACTAAATGTTAGAGCAGTAACAGTAATTTCTACAACAGAAAAGTCACAATATACTCTGAACAATATCTCACTGGAAACAagtcattttaatcatattcctGTTGTCACAACtttgaataatttcaaaataggattaaaaacacagcaaaaaagaaaaaaaaacatttgttattcttCCTGTCCTATCTCTTTCCTCCTTTCTCAGCTGTTTGTGTGGCAGTGAGGGCTGGTTGGCTCTGCCAGCAGAAACTTTTAACACAATCATTTCAGTGGCGAGTTATGGTTAACAGAAAGT
The window above is part of the Nerophis ophidion isolate RoL-2023_Sa linkage group LG04, RoL_Noph_v1.0, whole genome shotgun sequence genome. Proteins encoded here:
- the LOC133550630 gene encoding uncharacterized protein LOC133550630; translation: MPVQVKYNQQQKYVKLDDVEGQFDFLQFHEKVIERFCLPPDASIMYKDATGTEVDAEIFSDLVGQGNVVLTIFSSQEFSDLSLSSASEISDSSFNSSGTLTMDEIPHKRQQKENKHHATSAKQIKNLISPIRNLPTKAVREEYALGIVTLFPSLKDPYTKKGYEHFYDAASSTGYISWRLKTVQRKIWRGSEAPPSSSLNLSSGGPKFQRIVNVDSQLDGDACQEAVSLLNHTTDNSVILQKMRETFQHRQKLVNDPGTSADILSIFPRFLDTKGLVSLE